The Carassius carassius chromosome 5, fCarCar2.1, whole genome shotgun sequence DNA window tctccaatcactcccccggcctcgctcccatgtccctcggccccgccccactcgtcacaggacTAAATGCTTTCTCACCCGGAGTCCACGAAGAACTCTGTCTTTCATCACAGCGAGGAACTCCTTATGGCTCAGACAGTTGTCCCCGTCCAGGTCAAAGATCTTAAAAACGGTGTCCAGAACATTCTCTGAAAGGTCATGACCTGTCGCTATCTTCACTGCTCGCTTAAACTCAGCTATGGAGCACAAATTGAGGGAGAGTGCTATGCATTTCAGTTACTCAATCAATATAATTTTGACCTGTCATTAAAATCCACTGAGGACAATCGATTATTCATTATTAAAAGTTAATAACTACTTGCATCCAGATCAGTCTTACCCATTCCTATTGGCCTGTTGGCTTCATTAACCATTTTGACTGAGAAGGCAAAGTCTTCCAGATGGTAGGTAAAGAGACAGAATTCTTTAAATTCATCAAAGGTGATGCTCTGacaaacacatatataaaaaagtcagaagatttaaaatataagaatgtaATTATAATGCTTTTGCAGGATGCTATGAACGTTACATTTCAAATGACATTTTTTGCTGttatagaaaatatttacttttaacattatattacaatttaaatgtacaatataaaatgCAACCAGCCATGCTTTTCAGTTGATATCATTTTAGCCAGGTGATGGTTTTCATCATAAATGGCACTTGGCAAACAGGTCAGCAGGCTCCAGAGTCCTCTACATACCAACTGACCAAAACTAGGTGACTGTTAGTGCTTTGTACTCAGTAGTGACACCAGTTTTGCCCACTCTACTCTAGAAATATGACTGATGGAGAGCTGCATAGAGCACATTTTTCATCTATATGCTGAAAATCTCTGAAGAGTGGCCACTGGCATCTTAGAAACTTACTAgttatatttagaatatattccTTCAAACTAGAAAAAATTACCCAAGATCAGTCTCGGTTCGTGTTAAACAGCAGATATGCTaataatattaaagggttagttcacccagatagcaaaattatgtaattaataacttaccctcatgttgtttcaaacccgtaagacctccgtttatctttggaacacagttaaagatattttagatttagtccgagagctctcagtccctccattgaagctgtgtgtacggtatactgtccatgtccagaaaggtaagaaaaacatcatcaaagtagtccatgtgacatcaaatggtcagttagaattttttgaagcatcaaaaatacattttggtccaaaaatagcaaaaacgacgactttattcagcatcgtcttctcttccgtgtctgttgtgtgagagagttcaaaacaaagcagtctggatatccggttcgcaaacaaaagaatcagttcggtgcaggcgctctgtgtgtcagtctggtTCACGCTGAataacacatgcgcagtatcatcagctccttgattcttcttatctggctcggctcggtgttcatcttcagttctctcttcacagcagttcagtcagtgtactgtttgagtgcatgcattactctgggatattggtttgtttgaacccagagggaatgtcagccacattaaaaaagttaacagcttaagtcatttgtggattaatgcgtattagagatgcgaaccatttaaaacgattcagttcgatttggtgaactgaatgattcgttcgcgaaccggatatccagactgctttgttttgaactctctcacacaacagacctggaagagaagacaatgctgaataaagtcgtcgtttttgcgaattatttggaccaaaatgtattttcgatgcttaaaaaaattctaactgaccctctgatgtcacagcgactactttgatgatgtttttcttacctttctggacatggacagtttaccgtacacacagcttcaatggagggactgagagctctcggactaaatctaaaatatcttaaactgtgttccaaagataaacggaggtcttacgggtttggaacaacatgagggtaagttattaattacataattttgctatctgggtgaactaaccctttaaggactaTCAGTGTTAGTGTTTAAAAGATGTTACCTCTCCAGTGGGGATCCTCTTTCTCATGTTTTCCCAGTATGCCTCATTGTTCTCTTCATTGGTGTAATGAAGCAGCCACTCAGCAAAGTCCTCCCGCCTCATGGTCTTCATCCCATTAGAAAACCGCAGGAACTCAACTTCTTGCACTTCTGCCTGCAGGTCTtccataaatctaaaaaaaaaaaaaaactcttgcagTACATCTCTCAAGGCTTAATGTTAAAACACAGGATAGTGTTGTAATTAGAGAGCCAGTTTACTTTGAACAATGTTCAGATTTTCAAcagaatgttttattatttttactttgagGTCTAAAGTACATGTTGCtgtatatttaatacaaaaacctcctgattttgaaattttattaattatgcTATTTTTGTAGCAtacataaagacatttttagtttatattataCAGACACTAACATATTAAAGTAAACACAGGCAGTACTTTACCTGCAGAAATCTTTGTAATGGAGTTTATTCTTGccatttttcccaaaaaaaaacacctcGAGTGTAGTGTTGACATCATCAACAATGTGAGACAGCTGTAAAGAAACAAAAtacaacgacaaaagtattcaatACAACATAACTCTgatattaaacaattttaataaatataaaaaaataacatattctAAATCTCTAAATAACATGCAAAGTTGCTAAACACAACATGTACCCACCTCTGTCCCATCCTGCCTTAGAAGCTCTTTTCTCAGTCTAATTATTTTcttcagcttaaaaaaaaaagaacatagtAGAATGCTGGTAGAAGACGTCACATTCCAAAAACGGACTCTTATTCACTCGTTCTCTTGTGTTTatgcatatgtttgtgtgtaaAGGTACAGGATGTCATGAGTTTATGACATAGTTTATATTCAAATAGCTTTTTCAGCTTCAGTGAATCTTCTAGACCTTGACCACATGGCAAACTGATGCATGTGAATAGACTCAACATTTAAATCCAACTAAATTCGAATTAAGCATTTTTCTGATCATGCACCAAATCATGCACCAACCAGATCCACATACCTGTTGCATATCTGTCTCATCTCATGCCAGCATTAAAAGACACAAAGCAGACAGACCCTAATGACCACAATACTTACAATCCAGAGTGTTTAAAATCCAGTCAAGAGAACTTTCGAAGTTCTGCATAGTTCTTCATAtaattacacacatttacattaaagtgtttaaaaaaaacatttgccctTATCAGTTTGACTGTGGAGGCAACATGGTGTCATATAATCCAATGTGAAAAAACATTCCATACCTTCTGAAATTCCTTCTTGTCCACATGCTCATTGCCATCAATATCAAGCATTTTGAAAGCAATATGAAATCCTGTTTCAGGTTCTGCAATCACAGTGCAGTTAAACTGAGTAAAGCAATGGATACCGGCTTTCATGAATAATCTGTGACCCCTCAAGTGAGCAAGAGAAACCCCACAACACACACAGTATAAAGAAAATGAATTAGACGGTTTGCTGTATTGCAAATCAGTGTCTGTCAATATCACTAATATTACTGTGGTATAATTTGGATGTTATTGTACAGTTTCATAGCAAGCTCTTAGTGAACATGCACATGTACGATATGCAATGTATTTGCATGTGTCACTAAATTAAGAAAACTTTATAtcaaaaacaaacagcaaaactgaactgaaactgACATTACCAacaatttaaatttgtcttttgcACATCTATTCCAGTACACACCAACTATAATCAGTGATTGGATTCAAGCAGTTTAAGAATAATAAATTGTGCGGCTGAAACTtcacattaaactgattaaactCTAGATCAGTTTTCTTCCTACTTGTCTTCTGTGAATTCTTGGTACAAAGAATGAGAACTTTACGTACATACTCTGATTCATATTCCACACTTAGtgattttattaactattttttatttgtcacaaaACAAGTTGTCAAAATTATAATCCAAACTAgaagatatactgtatgtttgatgCTGCATGCAACCAGTGAGCACAATGATGCATTGACATTTCAATTCAGACTGCAATCTCAGCCAAAATGAAATTTTCCATGATGCTGTTGATTCACTAGTGGTGCAGCACAGTGCAGACAAATTTTGATACAGTGACAAAGAATCCAACCTCAGGAATGTCACCAAAAAACTGCAAATTGCAGAATAAAtcctgctgaaaatgaagtgaCTTTTTGTCCATTTTTGGCTACCAATGACTAAGACTACAAACCGGTGTCCATCTGATTATCATTCTGGACGGGCACTGAAAGGACACtgtgtatgaaattatataaaaaggtTAGGGAATACTTACTTGTAAGAATAGTGAGGAGAAACAGGTACTCAGTGTATGAGATCAGCCCTGAAACAAAGGTACAAGATATGTATtgataatgtaattaatattaaatgttaaattatgtaataaatcaatgtttttattaaccATACCATTTTAAAAATTACGTTTTCATTATGGCACATGCTCAATGAGTGCAGACAAACACAGATACTTTACTAAAGCAGGTGTACTCTGGCATAGTGAGGCATGTGTTTGCTTGACATGTACCTTTGTCTCCGATTCCTCTGAACATGTTATTTCCTGCCTCAGCCCTGGAAGCCACCCTTATCATATTGTCCACATCCTG harbors:
- the micu2 gene encoding calcium uptake protein 2, mitochondrial, which gives rise to MATWARLGVSLRNTVRRFWPLRNIGYGRAIGAGLLGTVLANGFIHYKNDPRWRLWPHIVYAEDAKKEEIKVPPVSMRRLRFNQFASMIYEEEPYMTPRDFLHSVLMENVDCKLKKKMLTKADVDNMIRVASRAEAGNNMFRGIGDKGLISYTEYLFLLTILTKPETGFHIAFKMLDIDGNEHVDKKEFQKLKKIIRLRKELLRQDGTELSHIVDDVNTTLEVFFFGKNGKNKLHYKDFCRFMEDLQAEVQEVEFLRFSNGMKTMRREDFAEWLLHYTNEENNEAYWENMRKRIPTGESITFDEFKEFCLFTYHLEDFAFSVKMVNEANRPIGMAEFKRAVKIATGHDLSENVLDTVFKIFDLDGDNCLSHKEFLAVMKDRVLRGLRVQYQYGISGYWKCVKRETLQGAQEALRKTGSPV